Proteins from a single region of Desulfobacter postgatei 2ac9:
- a CDS encoding SPOR domain-containing protein, which translates to MFGLGVFVGRGSTPVLFETRPFQERLGRMVSERSAKLPKKEKIDLKFYDVLDEPVSYLIKEKTDDSGEIAPGRETGKSASIESTPNTPQAEKIPVKLSKKLATWYSVGQGEDNGDAPAPLLKKSASVKTDTKTSENRTVIPPAPNVLKSKKQTGKKTAAVSKETRPDSGAPVSTHGAYTIQVASYKDLNDALSRMALLNKKGITSYRVSVTINGVTWHRIRTGSFSDQEEAGARLAKLAGSGVNGIVIKKE; encoded by the coding sequence ATGTTTGGTCTTGGCGTTTTTGTAGGCAGAGGTTCAACTCCTGTCCTGTTTGAAACCCGACCTTTCCAGGAACGCCTTGGCCGAATGGTGAGTGAGCGTTCTGCCAAACTGCCTAAAAAGGAAAAAATAGATCTTAAATTTTATGATGTTCTTGACGAGCCGGTCTCCTATCTGATCAAAGAAAAAACAGATGATTCCGGAGAAATTGCCCCGGGCCGGGAAACCGGGAAATCAGCTTCGATAGAGTCGACACCCAATACGCCCCAGGCTGAAAAGATTCCTGTCAAGCTCAGTAAAAAACTGGCCACCTGGTATTCTGTCGGGCAGGGTGAAGACAATGGTGATGCCCCGGCACCACTACTTAAAAAGAGTGCTTCGGTAAAAACAGATACAAAAACCAGTGAAAACCGGACTGTGATCCCGCCTGCCCCCAATGTTTTAAAATCAAAAAAACAAACAGGTAAAAAAACAGCTGCGGTCTCCAAAGAAACCAGGCCCGATAGCGGGGCGCCGGTATCGACCCATGGTGCATACACCATTCAGGTTGCGTCATATAAGGATTTAAATGATGCCTTATCCCGGATGGCTCTTCTGAATAAAAAGGGGATTACCTCCTACCGGGTCAGTGTGACGATCAACGGGGTGACCTGGCACCGGATCAGGACCGGCTCTTTTTCCGATCAGGAAGAAGCCGGAGCCCGGCTGGCAAAGCTTGCCGGTTCAGGTGTTAACGGTATCGTCATAAAAAAGGAATAA
- a CDS encoding AIM24 family protein, with protein sequence MQCHEVDYQIFGDDMQAVEVGLDPGETVIAEAGAMNWMEQGIAFEAKMGDGSEADKGLMGKLFGADKRALTGESLFLTHFTNQAHDKKRVAFSAPYPGKIIPVDMAAFICKACPSPAWQTVSSAMRQAPGVHLKEKVLS encoded by the coding sequence ATGCAATGCCATGAAGTGGATTACCAAATTTTCGGGGATGACATGCAGGCCGTTGAGGTGGGGCTGGATCCCGGCGAAACCGTGATTGCGGAGGCCGGTGCCATGAACTGGATGGAGCAGGGCATCGCATTTGAAGCAAAAATGGGAGACGGCTCTGAAGCGGACAAAGGGCTTATGGGCAAACTCTTTGGCGCAGACAAACGGGCGCTCACCGGTGAAAGCCTGTTTCTTACCCATTTCACCAACCAGGCACATGACAAAAAACGAGTGGCCTTTTCCGCACCCTATCCTGGAAAAATTATTCCCGTTGACATGGCAGCGTTTATTTGCAAAGCTTGCCCTTCTCCCGCCTGGCAGACCGTATCATCAGCCATGCGCCAAGCGCCGGGGGTTCATCTAAAGGAGAAGGTTCTGTCTTAG
- the argS gene encoding arginine--tRNA ligase has product MKTKIRTILLDAARTAFEKGFLPSNQVPEFEVETPKHEGQGDFSTNFAMVSAKLQKMAPAKIAKSLIEAISDTPHTPLGSVLEKIEVAGPGFINFFLSPGAWHPVVDQVLNQDATFGASALGRGKRVQVEFVSANPTGPLHVGHGRGAAVGDAVGNILSFAGFDVQKEYYINDSGRQIRTLGTSVWLRLQQMQGKTVDFPQDCYQGDYIRDIAKEVLDGRGKDLADADEKQGVEICARFAAGKILAGIRSDLDAFGVRFDNWFSEQSLYDSGRVQTAIDNFKEKDLIYEKDGALWFRTEKFGDEKDRVVVRNNGLTTYFASDIAYHDEKYERGFDRVIDVWGADHHGYIKRIDAAVVATGRKSEQFDVILVQLVNLLRDGNPVQMSTRAGEFVTLKDIVDEVGKDAARFMFLSRSYDSGLDFDLELAKKKSADNPVYYVQYVHARITGILNKAKDEGLIDQTDFNAGSNLEKLVAEEELKLIKQVAAFREQVEKSAETLHPHVVFTYLMSLASAFHAYYNRHKVIMEDRSLSLARLSLVLAVKKVIRNGLTLLGVSAPERM; this is encoded by the coding sequence ATGAAAACAAAAATTAGAACCATCCTCCTGGATGCGGCCCGTACAGCCTTTGAAAAGGGGTTTCTGCCTTCCAACCAGGTGCCTGAATTTGAAGTTGAAACCCCTAAACATGAAGGCCAGGGGGATTTTTCAACCAATTTTGCCATGGTGTCGGCAAAATTGCAGAAAATGGCCCCGGCAAAGATCGCCAAAAGTCTTATTGAGGCCATTTCCGACACTCCCCACACCCCTTTGGGCTCTGTACTGGAAAAAATAGAGGTGGCAGGCCCCGGATTCATTAATTTCTTTTTATCCCCCGGGGCCTGGCACCCGGTGGTGGACCAAGTGCTGAACCAGGATGCAACCTTTGGCGCGTCTGCCCTGGGAAGGGGGAAACGTGTCCAGGTTGAATTTGTATCGGCCAATCCAACAGGTCCGCTTCATGTGGGGCACGGTCGGGGAGCTGCTGTGGGGGATGCCGTCGGCAATATCCTTTCCTTTGCAGGTTTTGATGTGCAAAAGGAATATTATATTAATGACTCCGGCCGCCAGATCAGAACCCTTGGCACATCAGTGTGGCTGCGGCTGCAACAGATGCAGGGAAAAACCGTGGATTTTCCCCAGGACTGCTACCAGGGTGACTATATCCGCGACATTGCCAAAGAGGTGCTTGATGGCCGGGGAAAAGACCTTGCTGATGCCGATGAAAAACAGGGCGTTGAGATCTGTGCCCGATTTGCCGCCGGTAAAATTCTGGCCGGTATCCGGTCCGATTTAGATGCTTTCGGTGTCCGGTTTGACAACTGGTTCAGCGAGCAAAGCCTTTATGATTCGGGTCGGGTCCAGACAGCCATTGACAATTTTAAAGAAAAAGACCTGATCTATGAAAAGGACGGGGCTCTTTGGTTCCGTACTGAAAAATTCGGGGATGAAAAGGACCGGGTGGTGGTGCGCAACAATGGACTTACCACCTATTTTGCATCGGACATCGCCTACCATGACGAAAAATACGAGCGCGGGTTTGATCGTGTCATTGATGTATGGGGGGCGGACCACCATGGATATATCAAGCGTATTGATGCGGCTGTGGTGGCCACGGGACGAAAGAGCGAACAATTTGATGTAATTCTGGTCCAGTTGGTCAATTTACTGCGGGACGGAAATCCCGTGCAGATGTCCACCCGGGCCGGAGAGTTTGTGACGCTTAAGGATATTGTGGACGAGGTGGGAAAGGATGCTGCACGGTTCATGTTTTTAAGCCGCAGTTATGATTCAGGGCTTGATTTTGATCTGGAACTGGCTAAGAAGAAAAGTGCTGATAATCCTGTTTATTATGTGCAGTACGTCCATGCCCGGATTACAGGAATTTTAAACAAGGCAAAGGATGAAGGCCTTATTGACCAGACTGACTTCAACGCCGGTAGTAACCTTGAAAAACTTGTGGCCGAAGAGGAACTCAAGCTGATTAAGCAGGTGGCCGCTTTCCGGGAACAGGTGGAAAAAAGCGCGGAAACCCTTCATCCCCATGTGGTTTTCACCTACCTGATGAGCCTTGCTTCGGCCTTTCATGCCTACTATAACCGGCATAAGGTTATCATGGAAGATAGATCGCTGTCCCTGGCCAGGCTCTCTCTGGTTCTGGCAGTTAAAAAAGTGATCCGTAACGGGTTGACCCTTTTAGGTGTCTCTGCCCCTGAAAGAATGTAG
- a CDS encoding class I SAM-dependent methyltransferase produces the protein MTRPLDFEFLNTIKGFMDDDEALRLYDLSLAASMIGPVLEIGSYCGRSAAIIGSACKQNNGILFSIDHHAGSEEQQPGEQYFDPDLYDAQTLSVNTFPLFRQTLFRAGLEDTVVPIVCASKTAGRMWKTPLSMVFIDGGHSFEAVHTDFLTWAPHIIPAGFLVIHDIFFNPEEGGQPPRQVYEEALATGHYEVLEMTGTLGVLRVKG, from the coding sequence ATGACCCGCCCGCTTGATTTTGAATTTTTAAATACCATCAAGGGATTTATGGATGATGATGAGGCCCTGCGTTTATATGATCTTTCCCTGGCTGCTTCTATGATTGGTCCGGTGCTTGAAATCGGTTCATATTGCGGGCGGTCTGCCGCCATTATCGGTTCTGCCTGCAAACAGAACAACGGCATTTTATTTTCCATAGACCATCATGCAGGTTCCGAAGAACAGCAGCCGGGCGAACAATATTTTGATCCTGACCTATACGATGCGCAAACTTTAAGCGTCAATACCTTTCCGTTGTTTCGTCAGACGCTTTTCCGTGCAGGCTTGGAAGATACGGTGGTGCCCATTGTCTGTGCCTCCAAGACAGCAGGCCGCATGTGGAAGACACCGCTTTCCATGGTGTTTATCGACGGTGGGCACTCTTTTGAAGCAGTGCATACGGACTTTTTGACCTGGGCCCCCCATATTATCCCGGCCGGATTTCTGGTCATTCATGATATATTTTTCAATCCCGAAGAAGGGGGGCAGCCCCCACGCCAGGTGTATGAAGAGGCCCTGGCAACCGGGCATTATGAGGTGCTTGAGATGACCGGAACTTTAGGCGTATTGCGGGTGAAAGGTTAG
- the gatC gene encoding Asp-tRNA(Asn)/Glu-tRNA(Gln) amidotransferase subunit GatC translates to MKISQQEVEKIAHLARLDVDDELKETLAEQLSDILDYIDALKDVDVDGVTPVSGAAFMNNVLREDEEKPSPGPDVTLANAPERDQDFYVVPRVVK, encoded by the coding sequence ATGAAAATATCACAGCAGGAAGTGGAGAAAATAGCCCATCTGGCCCGGCTGGATGTGGATGATGAACTCAAGGAGACCCTGGCAGAACAGCTCAGTGATATCCTTGATTATATTGATGCTCTCAAGGATGTGGATGTTGACGGGGTGACACCGGTATCAGGGGCGGCATTCATGAATAATGTGCTCCGAGAAGACGAGGAAAAACCGTCCCCGGGCCCGGATGTGACCCTGGCCAATGCACCGGAACGTGACCAGGACTTTTATGTGGTGCCAAGAGTGGTGAAGTAG
- the gatA gene encoding Asp-tRNA(Asn)/Glu-tRNA(Gln) amidotransferase subunit GatA has translation MNLHTLTIAQAKDLLDKKEISSVELTRAFLDRIDKYDNTISAFITVDRDLALEQAQQADRIIAKGENQAFTGIPVALKDVLCTKGVKTTCASKILENFVPQYDATVVEKFKAQDAVLIGKANMDEFAMGSSTENSAFFVTRNPWNTDYVPGGSSGGSAAAVAARFCSGAVGTDTGGSIRQPASHCGVVGLKPTYGRVSRFGVVAYASSLDQVGPITRDVTDTAMMLNLMGGHDPKDSTSAPEPMPDFLKGIALFKEQGLSGMTAGIPKEFLSLEGIDPEVKTMFENARKTLEGLGVDIKEISLPHTNYAVAAYYIIAPCEASANLARFDGVRYGVRDMDANDIMEMYKKTKSKGFGLEVQRRIIIGTYSLSSGYYDAYYGRASQVRALIMDDFKRAFESCDIILSPVAPTPAFKIGEKIEDPLTMYLSDIFTLSCNLAGVPGISVPAGISSTGLPMGLQMMARHFDEMSLIRAGYGFEQAVGKHPDPPEL, from the coding sequence ATGAATCTGCATACCCTGACCATTGCCCAGGCCAAAGATCTTCTGGACAAAAAGGAAATATCTTCCGTTGAATTGACACGGGCCTTCCTTGACCGTATTGATAAATATGACAACACGATTTCAGCATTTATTACTGTTGATCGGGATCTTGCCCTGGAACAGGCTCAACAGGCGGACCGGATTATTGCCAAAGGGGAGAACCAGGCTTTTACCGGGATACCCGTGGCCTTAAAAGATGTTTTATGTACAAAGGGGGTGAAGACCACCTGTGCATCTAAAATTCTTGAAAATTTTGTGCCCCAATACGATGCCACGGTGGTGGAAAAATTTAAAGCCCAGGATGCCGTGCTGATCGGCAAGGCCAATATGGATGAATTTGCCATGGGTTCTTCCACCGAAAATTCAGCCTTTTTTGTTACCCGCAATCCCTGGAACACGGACTATGTCCCTGGCGGCTCATCCGGCGGATCTGCCGCTGCTGTGGCGGCCCGGTTCTGTTCCGGGGCCGTGGGCACGGACACGGGCGGTTCCATCCGCCAGCCCGCCTCCCATTGTGGTGTGGTAGGCCTGAAACCCACCTATGGCCGGGTATCACGGTTTGGTGTGGTGGCCTATGCGTCATCTTTGGATCAGGTGGGGCCCATCACCCGGGATGTGACGGACACGGCCATGATGCTCAATCTCATGGGGGGTCATGATCCCAAAGATTCCACCAGTGCACCTGAACCGATGCCGGATTTTTTAAAGGGCATTGCCCTGTTCAAGGAGCAAGGTCTTTCCGGAATGACCGCAGGCATCCCCAAGGAATTTTTAAGCCTCGAAGGCATTGATCCCGAAGTCAAAACAATGTTTGAAAACGCCCGGAAAACCCTGGAGGGGTTGGGTGTTGACATTAAAGAGATCTCCCTGCCCCATACCAATTATGCGGTGGCTGCCTATTATATCATTGCCCCTTGTGAAGCCAGTGCCAATCTGGCCCGGTTCGACGGGGTGAGATACGGGGTCAGGGATATGGATGCCAACGATATTATGGAGATGTACAAGAAAACCAAGTCCAAAGGATTTGGACTGGAGGTCCAGCGCCGGATTATTATCGGCACCTATTCTCTGTCTTCAGGGTATTATGATGCCTATTACGGTCGTGCCTCACAGGTTCGGGCTTTGATCATGGATGATTTTAAACGCGCCTTTGAGTCGTGCGACATTATTTTGTCTCCTGTGGCACCGACACCTGCGTTTAAAATCGGTGAGAAGATCGAAGATCCTTTGACCATGTATTTAAGCGATATTTTTACCCTCTCCTGCAATCTGGCAGGTGTTCCCGGGATTTCAGTGCCCGCGGGTATTTCCTCCACCGGACTTCCCATGGGTCTTCAGATGATGGCCCGGCATTTTGATGAAATGTCACTGATCCGGGCAGGATATGGATTTGAGCAGGCTGTGGGTAAACATCCAGACCCCCCTGAGTTATAA
- a CDS encoding DNA translocase FtsK produces the protein MKKELFGVFLIFLIILTSVSLFSYHAADPCVGNHFFTFPHHVNNQFGLIGAHVAGLFIYLFGIGSLWVPLILCLLGLWLIRKKSRKEIGLTLAGGVILIISTGSILFLFSETYAFSDTTISAGGKVGDWLAGFLLKYANITGCVIFLCFFVLVGGMLVTGISLKAVLDVIWYWLIRLSLTIKQEMAEGVGYLRQILENKREQRKAAGFVWAEKLKALTVLPRSDEKDGGDDVEADIHVPDFFSEPGIDANLSPKKINAPMPRSGKVSSPPKKSESEKFVGPTIVEVATDDKEYVADPSINDIREKRNFILPGLSFLDEKQKLRRQIDTDELQNKASILKKKLEDFNVKGEVVEILPGPVITTFEYRPAPGIKLSKIVGLSDDLALALAAISIRIVAPIPGRDVVGIEIPNDERELVNLREMIASKEFVQSKSLLTLGLGKDLLGQPVATKMDKMPHLLIAGATGTGKSVGLNSMIISLLYKATPDEVKLIMIDPKRIELSVYNDIPHLITPVVTDMKKATNALFWAVREMDRRYELLELSGLRNIKQFNEMVDERLRDISPDTSPEDIVLPGGLPLEKLPFIVVIVDELGDLMMVASKDVEYALTRLAQMARAAGIHLIIATQRPSADVLTGTIKANFPTRLSFQTSSKIDGRIIIDQGGPESLLGNGDMLFCPPGTGKLMRIQGAFISEKEIARITSFLKDQRRPDYNEEVVQGDDDGQEKMFDESEYDEKYDEAVALVTKDRQASISYVQRRLRIGYNRAARLIEMMEHEGIVGPQIGSKPREILVRSYDEEKIS, from the coding sequence ATGAAAAAAGAACTGTTCGGCGTCTTTTTAATATTTTTGATTATCCTGACATCGGTAAGTCTTTTTTCATACCATGCTGCCGATCCGTGTGTGGGTAATCATTTCTTTACCTTCCCACACCATGTGAACAATCAGTTCGGCCTGATCGGAGCACATGTTGCCGGGTTGTTTATCTATTTGTTTGGTATTGGTTCCCTGTGGGTACCATTGATTCTTTGTCTTTTAGGTCTGTGGCTTATCAGAAAAAAATCCCGGAAAGAGATCGGGTTGACCCTTGCAGGGGGAGTGATCCTGATAATCTCCACGGGTAGTATTCTTTTCCTGTTTAGTGAAACCTATGCGTTTTCCGACACCACGATTTCTGCCGGCGGAAAAGTGGGCGATTGGCTTGCGGGGTTTTTGCTCAAATATGCCAATATCACCGGCTGTGTCATATTTCTATGTTTTTTTGTGCTGGTGGGCGGTATGCTGGTTACCGGCATTTCATTAAAAGCGGTGCTTGATGTTATCTGGTACTGGTTGATTCGGCTTTCCCTGACAATCAAGCAGGAGATGGCCGAAGGTGTAGGGTATTTAAGGCAAATCCTGGAAAACAAAAGAGAGCAGAGAAAAGCAGCCGGGTTTGTTTGGGCCGAAAAATTAAAAGCCTTGACTGTTCTGCCAAGATCCGATGAAAAAGATGGTGGGGATGATGTTGAGGCTGATATTCATGTGCCCGATTTTTTTTCTGAGCCGGGAATAGACGCAAATCTGAGCCCCAAAAAGATTAATGCCCCCATGCCCCGTTCCGGCAAAGTCTCTTCACCCCCAAAAAAATCCGAGTCCGAAAAATTCGTTGGTCCCACGATTGTGGAAGTGGCAACTGATGACAAAGAGTATGTGGCGGACCCCTCCATAAACGATATCCGGGAAAAGCGCAATTTTATTCTGCCTGGTTTGTCTTTTCTGGATGAGAAACAAAAACTTCGCAGGCAGATCGACACCGATGAACTCCAGAACAAGGCAAGCATCTTGAAGAAAAAGCTGGAGGATTTCAATGTCAAGGGCGAAGTGGTGGAAATTCTTCCTGGTCCTGTTATCACCACATTTGAATATCGTCCGGCGCCCGGCATCAAATTGTCAAAAATTGTAGGGCTCTCCGATGATCTTGCCCTTGCCCTTGCGGCCATTTCCATCCGCATTGTCGCCCCTATTCCGGGCCGGGATGTGGTGGGCATTGAGATTCCCAATGATGAGCGTGAATTGGTAAATTTACGGGAAATGATCGCATCCAAGGAGTTTGTTCAGTCCAAATCCTTACTGACCCTTGGCCTTGGAAAGGATCTTCTTGGTCAGCCCGTGGCCACCAAGATGGATAAAATGCCCCACCTGCTCATTGCCGGGGCCACCGGTACGGGTAAAAGTGTGGGGCTCAATTCCATGATCATCAGTTTGCTGTACAAAGCCACCCCCGATGAGGTCAAACTGATTATGATTGACCCCAAACGTATTGAACTTTCGGTGTATAATGATATTCCTCACCTGATCACCCCTGTGGTCACGGATATGAAGAAAGCCACCAATGCACTTTTCTGGGCTGTCCGGGAAATGGACCGCCGGTATGAGCTGCTGGAATTGTCGGGCTTAAGAAATATCAAGCAGTTCAATGAGATGGTTGACGAACGGCTCCGGGATATTTCACCGGACACCTCGCCCGAGGATATTGTGCTTCCCGGTGGTCTTCCCCTGGAGAAATTGCCCTTTATTGTGGTGATCGTGGACGAACTCGGGGATCTGATGATGGTGGCTTCAAAAGACGTTGAATATGCCCTGACACGCCTTGCCCAGATGGCCCGGGCCGCAGGTATCCATCTGATCATAGCCACCCAGCGTCCATCTGCCGACGTACTCACCGGCACAATCAAGGCTAATTTTCCCACCCGGTTATCTTTTCAAACCTCTTCAAAAATTGACGGCAGGATTATCATTGACCAGGGGGGACCTGAAAGCCTGCTTGGCAACGGAGACATGTTGTTCTGCCCTCCCGGCACAGGAAAGCTCATGCGTATCCAGGGCGCCTTTATTTCCGAAAAAGAGATCGCCCGGATCACATCCTTTCTTAAAGATCAACGCCGCCCTGATTATAACGAAGAGGTGGTTCAGGGTGATGACGACGGCCAGGAAAAAATGTTTGACGAATCCGAATATGATGAAAAATATGACGAGGCTGTGGCCTTGGTAACCAAGGATCGACAGGCCTCCATTTCCTATGTCCAGCGTCGGTTGCGAATCGGTTACAATCGGGCTGCCCGGCTCATTGAGATGATGGAACATGAAGGCATTGTCGGACCCCAGATCGGTTCCAAGCCCCGGGAAATATTGGTGAGAAGTTATGATGAGGAAAAGATTTCATGA
- a CDS encoding ChaN family lipoprotein, whose product MQRLIFPVLGSVLCLLCGCATTSKIVMRDDPLIGTVVKGDTGEPVRFAGLMETLLHSDLIYLSEKHDNPMHHAIQHRIIQALIDQGQAPILGFEFFSYQETPLLLNLVDAGKKAHSPKMEKAVEQRIRNKLGWKTQSDTMWGYYWDLIKLAADNDFPAAGLDLSATQKRRITRKGLEGLSPIELQQLFSTGLSNSAYESHMKSVFVSVHCGMDHGRMTDRLYDTWVARNDRMALSVVELFNAMQTQDHDKAGRKTGPVVIIIGAGHTEYGLGLMDRVHHLKPNAVQTNLAITEIEREPAELSHYLKPLSLEGFDPMPPADYLWFTQRVSYEDPCEEFKTTLEKMKKRKKGL is encoded by the coding sequence ATGCAACGTCTGATTTTCCCTGTGCTTGGGTCCGTGCTTTGTCTGTTATGCGGTTGTGCCACAACGTCCAAAATCGTCATGCGCGATGATCCGTTAATCGGCACCGTGGTCAAAGGAGACACCGGGGAGCCTGTCCGTTTTGCCGGCCTTATGGAGACGCTGCTCCACAGTGATCTCATCTATCTGTCCGAAAAGCATGATAATCCCATGCACCATGCCATCCAGCACCGGATTATCCAAGCCCTCATTGACCAGGGGCAGGCGCCAATCCTTGGCTTTGAATTTTTTTCATACCAGGAGACCCCGTTGCTGCTTAATCTGGTAGATGCCGGCAAAAAAGCGCATTCACCGAAAATGGAAAAAGCCGTTGAACAACGAATCAGGAACAAACTGGGATGGAAAACCCAATCCGACACCATGTGGGGATACTACTGGGATTTGATAAAGCTTGCGGCAGATAATGACTTTCCAGCCGCAGGCCTTGACCTCTCCGCCACCCAAAAACGCAGGATTACCCGAAAAGGGCTTGAGGGCCTGTCCCCCATTGAATTACAGCAGCTGTTTTCCACCGGACTTTCAAACTCAGCATATGAATCGCACATGAAATCGGTTTTTGTATCGGTTCATTGCGGCATGGACCATGGCCGAATGACGGACCGGTTATATGATACCTGGGTAGCCCGCAATGACCGGATGGCCTTGTCCGTGGTTGAACTGTTCAATGCCATGCAAACCCAAGACCACGATAAGGCAGGACGAAAAACAGGCCCTGTTGTCATCATCATAGGTGCAGGCCATACTGAGTATGGTTTAGGTCTCATGGACCGGGTACATCACTTGAAACCAAATGCCGTCCAGACAAATTTGGCCATAACGGAAATAGAAAGAGAACCTGCGGAGCTATCGCACTATTTAAAACCCCTGTCCCTTGAAGGGTTTGATCCGATGCCCCCTGCCGATTATCTGTGGTTCACCCAGCGGGTTTCCTATGAAGATCCGTGTGAAGAATTTAAAACCACACTGGAAAAAATGAAAAAGCGTAAAAAAGGACTCTAA